The following coding sequences lie in one Alosa alosa isolate M-15738 ecotype Scorff River chromosome 21, AALO_Geno_1.1, whole genome shotgun sequence genomic window:
- the LOC125286862 gene encoding immunoglobulin superfamily DCC subclass member 3 — MATRRRHLAPVVLGIYLSAFVGVCVGAELSFTLEPSDIIAVQEQPLMLHCQVDGIPPIRTQWRRNGMPLAADQSYTMFGNGSLLIGRFQRTRLDGSTGSRVTNAV; from the exons ATGGCTACCAGAAGGCGCCACCTCGCTCCAGTCGTACTCGGAATATATCTGAGCGCTTTTGTCG gtgtgtgtgtgggcgccgAGCTGTCCTTCACGCTGGAGCCCAGTGACATCATCGCGGTCCAGGAGCAGCCCCTCATGCTTCACTGTCAAGTGGATGGTATCCCACCAATCAGAACGCAGTGGCGCCGCAATGGCATGCCCCTCGCCGCTGACCAGAGCTACACCATGTTCGGCAACGGCTCGCTGCTGATTGGCCGCTTCCAGAGGACACGCCTGGATGGCTCGACGGGATCTAGGGTGACTAATGCAGTGTGA